TGGGCGAGGTGGCGGTCGGACATGGGATACGGAACGCTGGGTTGGTTCGTGCGGGGCGCAGACCTGACGAAGCAGGTCGCGCCCCAGCGGGCTTCAAATCAAACTGGCGCCACCATCCACCACGATGGACTCACCCGTGATGTGCCGCGAGGCATTGGACGCCAGAAACACCACCGCGCCTTTGAGGTCCTCTTCGCCGCCAATGCGGCGCAGGGGCGTGCGCTCGATCATCGCAGGGCCCAGCTTTTCAATCAGGCCGCTGGCCATCTTGCTCGGGAAGAAGCCGGGGCAGATCGCATTGACGCGAATGCCGTAGTGTCCCCATTCGGACGCCAGCGTGCGCGCAAAGTGCAGCGCGGCGGCCTTGGAGGTGTTGTAGGCAATGGTGTTCATGCCCGGGGGCGTGCCCTTCAGTGCGGCCACCGAGGCCGTGACGATGATCGAGCCCTTGCCGCGCGGGATCATGCAGCGCTTGCCGACCTCGCGCGACAGGAAAAAAGGTGCGCTCACATTCAGGTCCATCACCTTGTGCCAGGCGGCGTCGGGGTAGTCCTCGGCCTTGGCGCCCCAGGTGGCACCTGCGTTGTTGACGAGGATGTCGATGGTGCCAAAGCGTTCGACCACCTGGTCCACCAGGCCGGGGATGTCCTCGGTCTTTTGCAGGTCGTTCACCACGGTCAGCACCTCGTAGCCCATGCCTTCCAGGTGCTTCTTGGCCTCGGCCAGCTCATCGGCCTTGCGCGCGGTGATGGCGAGTTTGGCGCCCATTTCGCCCAGGGCTTCGGCCATCTGCAGGCCCAGGCCGCGCGAGCCGCCGGTGACCAGGGCGACCTGGCCGGTGAGATCGAAGAGTTGCTTGACACTCATGGAGAAAACGCTTTCGTGCAGAGAGAGGGTGAAGGTGAATGAATGCCCGATCCCGGGTCCCGGTGGCTCGTGGCGCGCCGGGTGGGGCGAAGGGGGGCAGGGAAGGCGGCGGTGGCCGCCGTGCAAGCTGGTCGGTCAGCGCTTCATGCTAGCCCCGCGTCCGCCCGGTGTAAAACCGCCGCTGTCACCTTTGAAACTCTGCGCGCTGCCGCCTTGCCCGCCGCGTGTGGGATGGCGCCTACCCGCACTTGCGGCCACGACGGATGGACGGATGCGCGCCCTGGCCCTAGGCTCGCAGGGATGAACGAGTCTTCCGCGCCCCTGGCGACAACCCCCTGGCTTGCCCGCATGGCCCAGCCCCTGCAGCCGCTGTGGCGCCTGGTGCAGCCGTTCTGGCGTGCCGCGCAGATGTGGCTGGACGCCGACGGGCTGCGCATGAGCGCGGCCATGTCGTTCTACGGCATGCTGAGCCTGGCGCCCCTGTTGCTGCTGCTGGTGGGCGTGCTGGGCTGGTGGGTGGACCGCAGCTATCTGGAGAGCAGCCTGGTCGCCCAGGTGCAGTCGGTGATGGGCCAGCAGGTGGCCGACGTGGTGCGCCAGGCCCTGGCCAGCGCGCAGGCGCCGTCAGAGGGGCGGCTGGCATCGGTCATCGGATTTGTGGTGCTGGTCTCGGGCGCCACCGGGGTGTTTGTGGAGCTGCAGTCCGCGCTGGAGCGGCTGTGGCGCCGAGACGATGACACGCCGCCCCAGCGCGCCGCGTGGTGGCGCATGGCGTCGCTGCGGTTGCGGGGGCTGGCCTATGTGCTGGCGCTGGGGTTCTTGCTGCTGGTGTCGCTGGCGCTGTCCACCTTGATCCACCTGTTGGCGGGCTGGGCCGGGCAGCATCTGGCCGCAGGCCACCTGCCTGTCTTGGCGCCCCTGGCGCCGCTGCTGCAGCTCGTCAATGAAGCCATTGCCTTCGGGCTGGCCGTGGCGCTGTTTGTGGGGCTCATGCGCATCGGCGCGGGCCCCAAGCCGTCGCTGCGTTACCTGGTGATGGGCGCGGTGGTGGGGGCCTCGCTGTTCACGGTGGGCAAGCAGCTGCTGGCCTGGTACCTGTCCACCGCCGCCGTGGTGTCGGCCTACGGGGCGGCGGGCTCGCTGGTGGTGCTGCTGATGTGGATCTACTTTTCGTCGGCCATCCTGCTGTTTTCTGCGAGTTGTGCGCAGGCGCTGGAGGATGCCT
Above is a window of Acidovorax sp. KKS102 DNA encoding:
- a CDS encoding SDR family oxidoreductase, translating into MSVKQLFDLTGQVALVTGGSRGLGLQMAEALGEMGAKLAITARKADELAEAKKHLEGMGYEVLTVVNDLQKTEDIPGLVDQVVERFGTIDILVNNAGATWGAKAEDYPDAAWHKVMDLNVSAPFFLSREVGKRCMIPRGKGSIIVTASVAALKGTPPGMNTIAYNTSKAAALHFARTLASEWGHYGIRVNAICPGFFPSKMASGLIEKLGPAMIERTPLRRIGGEEDLKGAVVFLASNASRHITGESIVVDGGASLI
- a CDS encoding YihY/virulence factor BrkB family protein produces the protein MNESSAPLATTPWLARMAQPLQPLWRLVQPFWRAAQMWLDADGLRMSAAMSFYGMLSLAPLLLLLVGVLGWWVDRSYLESSLVAQVQSVMGQQVADVVRQALASAQAPSEGRLASVIGFVVLVSGATGVFVELQSALERLWRRDDDTPPQRAAWWRMASLRLRGLAYVLALGFLLLVSLALSTLIHLLAGWAGQHLAAGHLPVLAPLAPLLQLVNEAIAFGLAVALFVGLMRIGAGPKPSLRYLVMGAVVGASLFTVGKQLLAWYLSTAAVVSAYGAAGSLVVLLMWIYFSSAILLFSASCAQALEDALHSGPRRPAALARWAASARARVQEL